A region from the Solibacillus sp. FSL H8-0523 genome encodes:
- the guaB gene encoding IMP dehydrogenase, translating into MWETKFAKEGLTFDDVLLVPAHSEVLPKDVNLSVQLTDNIKLNIPMISAGMDTVTEAKMAIAMARQGGLGIIHKNMSIDEQAEEVEKVKRSENGVITNPFFLTPEHQVFDAEHLMGKYRISGVPIVNNMEDQKLVGIITNRDLRFISDYSLKIDDVMTKEDLITAAVGTTLEDAEKILQQYKIEKLPIVDDEGKLTGLITIKDIEKVIEFPNAAKDKHGRLVVGAAVGVSKDTMMRIAKLVEAQVDIIVIDTAHGHSQGVLNTIKDIRTAYPNLDIIAGNVATAEGTRALFDAGADVVKVGIGPGSICTTRVVAGVGVPQITAVYDAASVAREYGKAIIADGGIKYSGDIVKALAAGGHIVMLGSLLAGTSESPGDTEIFQGRRFKVYRGMGSLGAMEKGSKDRYFQEDAKKLVPEGIEGRLPYKGPLADTIHQLIGGIRAGMGYCGAPDLEYLREKSQFIKMTGAGLRESHPHDVQITKEAPNYSM; encoded by the coding sequence ATGTGGGAAACAAAATTTGCTAAAGAAGGTTTAACATTTGATGACGTATTATTAGTACCAGCACATTCTGAAGTATTACCAAAGGACGTTAATTTATCTGTGCAATTAACTGATAACATTAAGTTAAACATTCCAATGATCTCTGCAGGTATGGATACAGTTACAGAAGCAAAAATGGCGATTGCAATGGCTCGTCAAGGCGGGTTAGGGATTATCCATAAAAACATGAGCATTGATGAACAAGCGGAAGAAGTAGAAAAAGTAAAACGCTCTGAGAACGGTGTTATTACAAACCCATTCTTCTTAACGCCAGAACATCAAGTATTTGATGCAGAGCACTTAATGGGCAAATACCGCATTTCAGGTGTCCCTATTGTAAACAACATGGAAGATCAAAAATTAGTTGGGATTATTACAAATCGTGATTTACGCTTTATTTCAGATTATTCTTTAAAAATTGATGATGTTATGACAAAGGAAGATTTAATTACAGCAGCTGTAGGAACGACTTTAGAAGATGCTGAAAAAATTCTTCAACAATACAAAATCGAAAAATTACCAATCGTTGATGATGAAGGTAAATTAACTGGTTTAATCACAATCAAGGATATCGAAAAAGTAATCGAATTCCCGAACGCTGCTAAAGATAAACATGGTCGTTTAGTAGTTGGTGCAGCAGTAGGTGTTTCTAAAGATACAATGATGCGTATTGCAAAACTTGTGGAAGCGCAAGTAGATATTATCGTAATTGATACAGCACACGGTCACTCTCAAGGTGTATTAAACACAATTAAAGACATCCGTACAGCGTATCCTAACTTAGACATTATCGCAGGTAACGTAGCAACAGCTGAAGGTACGCGTGCTTTATTTGATGCAGGGGCTGACGTAGTTAAAGTAGGTATTGGACCAGGTTCTATTTGTACAACTCGTGTTGTTGCAGGTGTTGGTGTACCTCAAATTACAGCAGTATACGATGCAGCTTCAGTTGCTCGCGAATATGGTAAAGCAATTATCGCTGATGGTGGTATTAAGTACTCTGGTGATATCGTAAAAGCTTTAGCAGCTGGCGGTCACATCGTAATGCTTGGTTCACTTTTAGCAGGTACTTCTGAATCTCCAGGGGATACAGAAATCTTCCAAGGACGTCGCTTCAAAGTTTATCGCGGTATGGGTTCACTTGGTGCAATGGAAAAAGGTTCAAAAGACCGTTACTTCCAAGAAGACGCGAAAAAATTAGTGCCAGAAGGTATTGAAGGTCGTCTTCCTTACAAAGGGCCTTTAGCAGATACAATTCACCAATTAATCGGCGGTATTCGCGCTGGTATGGGATACTGCGGAGCACCTGATTTAGAATACTTACGTGAAAAATCACAATTCATTAAAATGACAGGTGCTGGCTTACGTGAGTCACATCCACACGATGTACAAATTACGAAGGAAGCACCAAACTATTCAATGTAA
- the gyrA gene encoding DNA gyrase subunit A — MSDIEHGHIESRNITTEIKTSFLSYAMSVIVSRALPDVRDGLKPVHRRILYGMQELGNTSDKPYKKSARIVGDVMGKYHPHGDSSIYDAMVRMAQDFSYRYMLVDGHGNFGSVDGDGAAAMRYTESRMSKIAMEMLRDINKDTIDYQPNYDGSENEPKVLPARYPNLLVNGASGIAVGMATNIPPHQLAETIDGVLAIADNPSITTEELMEIIPGPDFPTGGIILGRSGIRRAYETGRGSLTIRAKVEIEQAANGRETILVHELPYQVNKAKLIEKIAELVRDKKIDGITKLQDESDRNGMRIVIEVRRDANANVVLNNLYKQTAMQSSFGVNMLALVNGQPKVLSLKEVLYHYLEHQKVVIKRRTAFELRKAEERAHILEGLRIALDHIDEIISIIRGSRSGEEARPQLMERFNLSERQAQAILDMRLVRLSGLEREKIEAEYQELLKLIDELKAVLADEAKVIEIIRTEMTEIKERYNNPRRTEITAGGLEMIEDEDLIPRENSVLTLTHNGYIKRLAANTYRSQKRGGRGVQGMGTNEDDFVEHLLFTSTHDTILFFTSKGKVFRAKGYEIPEFGRQAKGLPIVNLLNIDKGEKVTAMIRVAEFKEDAYFIFTTKTGVTKRTPVDQFANIRTNGLIAITLREDDDLISVHLTDGTKEIIIGTREGMLVRFKEDDIRSMGRTAAGVRGIKLREGDHVVGMEILEPGQEILVVTEKGYGKRTPEEEYRLQSRGGLGLKTMQITEKNGKMCAVKAVDGTEDIMLITINGMLIRMDVKDISVIGRSTQGVRLIRLSDEEIVATVARVKKDEDVIDDEELEETEQTEQ, encoded by the coding sequence TTGTCTGACATTGAACACGGACATATTGAATCAAGAAATATTACAACCGAAATTAAAACATCCTTCTTAAGCTATGCGATGAGTGTAATCGTTTCACGTGCATTACCAGATGTACGTGATGGGCTTAAACCTGTACATCGCCGTATTTTGTACGGTATGCAGGAGCTAGGAAATACTTCGGATAAACCATATAAAAAGAGTGCGCGTATTGTCGGGGACGTAATGGGTAAATACCACCCACATGGTGACTCGTCAATTTATGACGCGATGGTGCGTATGGCGCAAGATTTCAGCTACCGTTACATGCTGGTAGACGGACACGGTAACTTCGGTTCTGTCGATGGTGATGGCGCGGCTGCAATGCGTTATACAGAATCACGTATGTCAAAAATAGCAATGGAAATGCTACGTGATATTAACAAAGATACAATTGATTACCAACCGAACTATGATGGTAGTGAAAACGAGCCAAAAGTATTACCAGCACGTTACCCGAACTTATTAGTAAACGGAGCTTCAGGGATCGCAGTTGGTATGGCGACAAACATTCCACCCCATCAGCTTGCTGAAACAATCGACGGGGTATTAGCAATTGCGGATAACCCTAGCATTACAACAGAAGAGCTAATGGAAATTATTCCAGGACCAGACTTCCCAACAGGTGGTATAATTCTAGGTCGCTCAGGTATTCGCCGTGCATATGAAACAGGGCGCGGTTCGTTAACAATTCGTGCAAAAGTAGAAATTGAGCAGGCTGCAAACGGTAGAGAAACAATTTTAGTTCATGAATTGCCGTACCAAGTGAATAAAGCAAAATTAATCGAAAAAATTGCCGAATTAGTACGCGACAAAAAAATCGATGGTATTACAAAGCTTCAAGATGAATCAGACCGTAACGGGATGCGTATCGTCATTGAAGTACGTCGTGATGCGAATGCCAATGTTGTATTAAACAATTTATATAAACAAACAGCGATGCAGTCGAGCTTCGGCGTTAACATGCTTGCTTTAGTTAACGGTCAACCGAAAGTTTTAAGCTTAAAAGAAGTGCTTTATCATTACTTAGAACATCAAAAAGTAGTTATTAAACGCCGTACTGCATTCGAACTTCGAAAAGCAGAAGAGCGCGCACATATTTTAGAAGGCTTACGTATTGCACTTGATCATATCGATGAAATCATTTCAATTATCCGTGGCTCTCGTAGCGGAGAAGAAGCAAGACCTCAATTAATGGAACGCTTCAACTTATCTGAACGTCAGGCACAAGCCATTTTAGATATGCGCCTTGTTCGTTTAAGCGGGTTAGAGCGTGAAAAGATTGAAGCTGAATACCAAGAGTTATTAAAACTAATCGATGAGTTAAAAGCTGTATTAGCGGATGAAGCGAAAGTAATTGAAATTATTCGTACAGAAATGACAGAAATTAAAGAGCGTTATAACAATCCACGCCGTACGGAGATTACAGCTGGTGGCTTAGAAATGATCGAAGATGAGGATTTAATTCCTCGTGAAAATTCTGTTTTAACCTTAACGCATAACGGCTACATTAAACGTTTAGCAGCGAACACATATCGCTCACAAAAACGCGGTGGTCGTGGTGTACAAGGTATGGGTACAAATGAAGATGACTTCGTAGAACACCTACTATTCACATCAACGCATGATACGATCCTATTCTTCACATCTAAGGGGAAAGTATTCCGTGCCAAAGGGTATGAAATTCCAGAGTTCGGTCGTCAAGCGAAAGGATTACCAATCGTTAACTTATTGAATATTGATAAGGGCGAAAAAGTTACAGCGATGATTCGTGTAGCTGAATTCAAAGAGGATGCGTACTTTATCTTTACAACAAAAACAGGTGTAACAAAACGTACACCAGTGGATCAATTCGCAAATATCCGTACAAATGGTCTAATCGCCATTACATTACGTGAAGATGATGATTTAATTTCAGTACATTTAACAGATGGTACGAAGGAAATTATTATTGGTACACGTGAAGGAATGCTTGTACGTTTCAAAGAGGACGATATCCGTTCAATGGGACGTACAGCAGCTGGGGTACGTGGTATTAAATTACGTGAAGGTGACCATGTCGTAGGTATGGAAATACTGGAGCCAGGTCAAGAAATTTTAGTTGTCACAGAAAAAGGTTACGGAAAACGTACACCTGAAGAAGAGTATCGTCTGCAAAGTCGCGGTGGTCTTGGTCTAAAAACAATGCAAATTACTGAGAAGAACGGTAAAATGTGTGCAGTAAAAGCGGTAGATGGCACAGAGGACATTATGTTAATTACAATTAACGGTATGTTAATTCGTATGGACGTTAAGGATATCTCGGTAATCGGTCGTAGTACACAAGGTGTTCGCTTAATTCGTCTTTCAGATGAAGAGATTGTAGCGACAGTAGCACGTGTAAAAAAAGACGAAGATGTTATTGATGACGAAGAGCTAGAAGAAACAGAACAAACAGAACAATAA
- a CDS encoding D-alanyl-D-alanine carboxypeptidase family protein, which yields MKKVNKQTMLSFMLIPVLLLSMLTLAPAKANAAGDLGLTVDAAILIDADTGKILYEQNAETALGIASMTKMMTEYLLLDAIKEGSITWEQQYNVNEYTHKLSHNRLLSNVPLRADGTYSIKELYEAMAIYSANAATIAIAETIAGTEAEFLKLMNKKAEELGLENYKFVNTTGLNNSDLMGMHPAGTGENDENVMPAKSVAKLAYNLLKDHPEMLETAKIPKKVFREGTEDAINMSNWNFMLPGLVYEYEGVDGLKTGTTDFAGHTFTGTAKRGDTRLIAVVMKAVDSKGVGSYKARFDATAKLFDYGFGQFSKQEIIPANYTFEEQKTLTVTKGKADDVKIAVKEPITVMVKTTDKDAYSPSLVLNTEELEAGVEKDQVVGQVIVERTEGTDYGYIDGSEITADVVTTEAVERAGKLSLFFQGIGNFFSNLWNGVFGFANPTL from the coding sequence GTGAAAAAGGTAAATAAACAAACAATGTTAAGCTTTATGTTGATTCCTGTATTACTTTTAAGCATGTTGACGTTAGCACCTGCTAAGGCAAATGCAGCGGGTGATTTAGGCTTAACGGTAGACGCAGCAATATTAATAGATGCTGACACAGGAAAAATTTTATATGAGCAAAATGCAGAAACAGCTTTAGGTATTGCAAGTATGACGAAAATGATGACGGAGTACTTATTATTAGATGCTATTAAAGAAGGTTCAATTACGTGGGAGCAACAATATAATGTAAACGAATATACACATAAACTTTCTCATAATCGTTTATTAAGTAATGTTCCACTACGTGCAGACGGTACATATTCGATTAAAGAATTATATGAAGCAATGGCCATCTATTCTGCCAATGCAGCAACAATCGCAATCGCCGAGACAATCGCAGGAACAGAAGCTGAATTTTTAAAGTTAATGAATAAAAAAGCAGAAGAGCTTGGTTTAGAAAACTATAAATTCGTTAACACAACAGGATTAAATAACTCAGATTTAATGGGTATGCACCCAGCAGGTACAGGGGAAAATGATGAAAATGTGATGCCCGCGAAATCGGTGGCGAAATTAGCATATAATTTATTAAAAGATCACCCTGAAATGTTAGAAACGGCGAAAATCCCAAAAAAGGTTTTCCGTGAAGGTACAGAAGATGCAATTAACATGTCAAACTGGAACTTCATGTTACCAGGTCTTGTCTATGAATACGAAGGTGTAGATGGATTAAAAACAGGTACAACTGATTTTGCCGGTCACACGTTCACAGGTACGGCGAAACGTGGCGATACGCGCTTAATCGCAGTTGTCATGAAAGCGGTAGATTCAAAAGGTGTAGGCTCTTACAAAGCGCGTTTTGATGCAACAGCAAAATTATTTGACTACGGTTTTGGTCAATTTTCAAAACAAGAAATTATTCCAGCAAACTATACATTTGAAGAGCAAAAAACGCTTACTGTAACAAAAGGGAAAGCAGACGACGTAAAAATCGCTGTGAAAGAACCGATTACAGTGATGGTAAAAACCACGGATAAAGATGCGTACTCACCATCATTAGTATTAAATACAGAAGAGCTTGAAGCTGGAGTTGAAAAGGATCAAGTTGTTGGTCAAGTCATCGTTGAACGTACAGAGGGCACAGATTACGGCTATATTGATGGTTCTGAAATTACAGCAGATGTTGTCACAACAGAAGCAGTTGAGCGCGCAGGCAAGCTCTCACTGTTCTTCC
- a CDS encoding HD-GYP domain-containing protein, with amino-acid sequence MDLEAVFMRVEELQLGKVIAEDVFANTQYPIIHKDTKIKPEHLRVFELFNLKMILVYKGESIEELSENCLENQVTSVSIPKYIAFETYYNDAVNQLKKEFSNWGAGGKIDITKVRGMIIPLIEKVLEDRSYIFDLNAYSNPKDYLYHHCIATGVIASVMAKKLGFERGITIQMAIAGMLADSGMARISNRIREKKVQLTKEEFEEVKNHPYYSFMLVKNLPALKEVMKEAIYQHHERLDGSGYPKGDRIGSISNFAQIIAVADVFHAMTSERLYRTKQSPFKVMEMIKEEEFGKFDIKVVQALVDIVVDLPIGTKIELSNLELGEVMYINKYAPTRPLVKLIRTGEIIDLSLNRGLYISRVITKNI; translated from the coding sequence GTGGATTTGGAAGCAGTATTTATGAGGGTAGAGGAATTACAATTAGGTAAAGTCATCGCAGAAGACGTATTTGCAAATACACAATATCCAATTATTCATAAAGACACAAAAATAAAACCAGAGCATTTACGTGTATTTGAATTGTTTAATTTAAAAATGATTTTAGTTTATAAAGGTGAAAGTATAGAGGAACTAAGTGAAAATTGCTTAGAAAACCAAGTAACCTCCGTTTCAATACCAAAATATATAGCATTCGAAACATATTATAATGATGCAGTGAATCAATTGAAAAAGGAATTTTCAAATTGGGGAGCTGGAGGGAAAATAGATATTACAAAAGTTCGTGGAATGATTATCCCTTTAATAGAGAAGGTTTTAGAAGATCGTTCTTATATATTTGATTTAAACGCTTACTCAAATCCAAAAGATTATTTATATCATCATTGTATTGCAACTGGAGTAATTGCATCGGTGATGGCAAAAAAATTAGGATTTGAGCGTGGAATTACCATCCAGATGGCAATTGCCGGCATGTTAGCAGATAGCGGAATGGCTCGTATCTCTAATCGCATCCGAGAAAAGAAAGTCCAGTTAACGAAGGAAGAATTTGAAGAAGTAAAAAATCATCCTTATTATAGCTTTATGCTTGTAAAGAATTTGCCTGCTCTAAAAGAGGTTATGAAAGAAGCAATCTACCAACATCACGAGCGTTTAGACGGAAGTGGTTACCCAAAAGGAGATCGAATTGGTTCCATTTCGAATTTTGCTCAAATTATTGCGGTAGCTGATGTATTTCATGCAATGACAAGTGAACGGTTGTATCGTACTAAGCAATCGCCATTTAAAGTCATGGAAATGATTAAAGAAGAAGAGTTCGGTAAGTTTGATATAAAAGTAGTTCAAGCATTAGTAGACATTGTTGTTGATTTACCAATCGGTACAAAAATTGAGTTATCAAATTTAGAACTAGGTGAAGTAATGTATATTAATAAGTATGCACCAACACGCCCTCTTGTTAAGTTAATTAGAACAGGTGAAATTATTGATCTTTCTTTAAATCGAGGCCTCTACATTTCACGTGTTATTACCAAAAATATTTAA